A single window of Streptomyces cathayae DNA harbors:
- a CDS encoding acetyl/propionyl/methylcrotonyl-CoA carboxylase subunit alpha, which produces MRKVLIANRGEIAVRVARACRDAGLTSVAVYADPDRDALHVRAADEAFALGGDTPATSYLDSDKVLKAAAESGADAIHPGYGFLSENADFAQAVLDAGLTWIGPPPAAIRNLGDKVAARHIAQRAGAPLVAGTPDPVTGAEEVLAFAKQHGLPIAIKAAFGGGGRGLKVARTLEEIPELYDSAVREATAAFGRGECFVERYLDQPRHVETQCLADTHGNVVVVSTRDCSLQRRHQKLVEEAPAPFLSDTQVAELYASSKAILKEAGYVGAGTVEFLVGADGTISFLEVNTRLQVEHPVTEEVAGLDLVREMFRIADGQPLGYDDPPLRGHSFEFRINGEDPGRNFLPAPGTVTAFAPPTGPGVRLDAGVESGSVIGPAWDSLLAKLIVTGRTRAEALQRAARALDEFTVEGMATAIPFHRAVVADPAFAPELHGQDGPFSVHTRWIETEFVNDIKPFTAGTDAEADEEDAGRETVVVEVGGKRLEVSLPASLGMSLARTGLAAGARPKRRAARKSGPAASGDTLASPMQGTIVKIAVEEGQQVQEGDLVVVLEAMKMEQPLNAHRSGTVKALSAEVGASVTSGAVICEIKD; this is translated from the coding sequence GTGCGCAAGGTGCTCATCGCCAACCGTGGCGAAATCGCTGTCCGTGTGGCCCGGGCCTGCCGGGACGCCGGCCTCACCAGCGTCGCCGTCTACGCCGACCCGGACCGGGACGCTCTGCACGTCCGCGCCGCGGACGAGGCCTTCGCCCTGGGCGGTGACACCCCGGCCACCAGCTACCTGGACAGCGACAAGGTCCTCAAGGCCGCCGCCGAGTCCGGCGCGGACGCCATCCACCCCGGCTACGGCTTCCTCTCCGAGAACGCCGACTTCGCCCAGGCCGTCCTGGACGCCGGCCTGACCTGGATCGGCCCGCCCCCGGCCGCCATCCGCAACCTGGGCGACAAGGTCGCCGCCCGGCACATCGCCCAACGCGCCGGCGCCCCCCTGGTGGCCGGCACCCCCGACCCGGTCACCGGGGCCGAGGAGGTCCTCGCCTTCGCGAAGCAGCACGGCCTGCCCATCGCCATCAAGGCCGCCTTCGGCGGCGGCGGCCGCGGCCTGAAGGTCGCCCGCACCCTGGAGGAGATCCCCGAGCTCTACGACTCCGCGGTCCGCGAGGCCACCGCCGCCTTCGGCCGCGGCGAATGCTTCGTCGAGCGCTACCTGGACCAACCCCGGCACGTGGAGACCCAGTGCCTGGCCGACACCCACGGCAACGTGGTGGTCGTCTCCACCCGCGACTGCTCGCTGCAGCGCCGCCACCAAAAACTCGTCGAGGAGGCCCCCGCCCCCTTCCTCTCCGACACCCAGGTGGCCGAGCTGTACGCCTCCTCCAAGGCCATCCTCAAGGAGGCCGGCTACGTCGGCGCCGGCACCGTGGAATTCCTGGTCGGCGCCGACGGCACCATCTCCTTCCTGGAGGTCAACACCCGCCTGCAGGTCGAACACCCGGTCACCGAGGAGGTCGCCGGCCTCGACCTGGTCCGCGAGATGTTCCGCATCGCCGACGGCCAGCCGCTGGGCTACGACGACCCGCCGCTGCGCGGCCACTCCTTCGAGTTCCGCATCAACGGCGAGGACCCGGGCCGCAACTTCCTGCCCGCCCCCGGCACGGTGACCGCCTTCGCCCCGCCCACCGGACCCGGCGTGCGCCTGGACGCCGGGGTGGAGTCCGGCAGCGTGATCGGCCCGGCCTGGGACTCGCTGCTGGCCAAACTGATCGTCACCGGCCGCACCCGCGCCGAGGCCCTGCAGCGCGCCGCCCGCGCCCTGGACGAGTTCACCGTCGAGGGCATGGCCACCGCCATCCCCTTCCACCGCGCGGTGGTGGCCGACCCGGCCTTCGCCCCCGAGCTGCACGGCCAGGACGGCCCGTTCAGCGTGCACACCCGCTGGATCGAGACCGAGTTCGTCAACGACATCAAGCCGTTCACGGCCGGCACCGACGCCGAGGCCGACGAGGAGGACGCGGGCCGCGAGACCGTGGTGGTCGAGGTCGGCGGCAAGCGCCTGGAGGTCTCGCTGCCCGCCTCGCTGGGCATGTCGCTGGCCCGCACCGGGCTGGCGGCCGGCGCCCGGCCCAAGCGGCGGGCGGCCAGGAAGTCCGGCCCGGCCGCCTCCGGCGACACCCTGGCCTCCCCGATGCAGGGCACCATCGTCAAGATCGCCGTCGAGGAGGGCCAGCAGGTCCAGGAGGGCGACCTGGTGGTGGTGCTGGAGGCGATGAAGATGGAACAGCCGCTGAACGCGCACCGCTCGGGCACCGTCAAGGCGCTGAGCGCCGAGGTCGGCGCGTCCGTCACCTCCGGCGCGGTCATCTGCGAGATCAAGGACTGA
- a CDS encoding Maf family protein has product MTDQLRRRLVLASQSPARLGLLRQAGLDPEVVVSGVDEDAVTAPTPAELALALAEAKASVVAAKPEVKGALVIGCDSVLELDGRALGKPSDAEEATARWKAMRGRAGILQTGHCVYDTLAEGSRYASATASTVVRFGEPTDEEIAAYVASGEPLRVAGAFTLDGRSAPFIEGIDGDHGNVIGISLPLVRRLLAELGVGITELWAPPEA; this is encoded by the coding sequence ATGACAGATCAGCTCCGCCGCCGGCTCGTGCTCGCCTCCCAGTCCCCCGCCCGGCTCGGGCTGCTCCGCCAGGCCGGACTCGACCCCGAGGTGGTCGTCAGCGGTGTCGACGAGGACGCCGTCACCGCGCCCACCCCGGCCGAACTGGCACTCGCCCTCGCCGAGGCGAAGGCCTCCGTCGTCGCCGCGAAGCCCGAGGTCAAGGGCGCACTGGTGATCGGCTGCGACTCGGTGCTCGAACTGGACGGCCGGGCCCTCGGCAAGCCGAGCGACGCCGAGGAGGCCACCGCTCGCTGGAAGGCGATGCGGGGCCGTGCGGGCATCCTGCAGACCGGCCACTGCGTCTACGACACCCTCGCCGAGGGCAGTCGGTACGCCTCCGCCACCGCGTCCACCGTGGTCCGTTTCGGCGAACCCACGGACGAGGAGATCGCCGCCTACGTCGCGTCCGGCGAACCGCTCCGGGTCGCGGGGGCGTTCACCCTGGACGGCCGCTCGGCCCCGTTCATCGAGGGCATCGACGGCGACCACGGGAACGTCATCGGCATCAGCCTGCCGCTGGTGCGGCGCCTGCTGGCCGAGCTGGGCGTCGGCATCACGGAGCTGTGGGCGCCGCCGGAGGCGTGA
- a CDS encoding acyl-CoA carboxylase subunit beta — MSEPEEQQPDMRTTAGKLADLQQRIDQATHAGSQRAVEKQHAKGKLTARERIALLLDEDSFVELDEFARHRSTGFGLETNRPYGDGVITGYGTVDGRPVAVFSQDFTVFGGALGEVYGQKIVKVMDFALKTGCPVIGINDSGGARIQEGVASLGAYGEIFRRNTHASGVIPQISLVLGPCAGGAVYSPAITDFTVMVDRTSHMFITGPDVIKTVTGEDVGFEELGGARTHNTASGVAHHLAGDEKDAIEYVQQLLSYLPSNNLAEAPAFPQEADLELTGTDRELDVLVPDSANQPYDMHTVIEHVLDDGEFLQTQPLFAPNILTGYGRIEGRPVGIVANQPLQLAGCLDITASEKAARFVRTCDAFNLPVITFVDVPGFLPGVDQEHDGIIRRGAKLIFAYAEATVPLITVITRKAFGGAYDVMGSKHLGADLNLAWPTAQIAVMGAQGAVNILHRRTIAGAEDPEAARAQLMREYEDALLNPYAAAERGYVDAVIMPSETRRHLVRGLRQLRTKRETLPPKKHGNIPL, encoded by the coding sequence ATGTCCGAGCCGGAAGAGCAGCAGCCTGACATGCGTACGACCGCGGGGAAGCTCGCGGACCTGCAACAACGTATCGACCAGGCCACGCACGCCGGCTCGCAGCGCGCGGTGGAGAAACAGCACGCCAAGGGCAAACTGACCGCCCGGGAACGGATCGCCCTGCTGCTGGACGAGGACTCCTTCGTGGAGCTGGACGAGTTCGCCCGGCACCGCTCCACCGGCTTCGGCCTGGAGACCAACCGCCCCTACGGCGACGGCGTCATCACCGGCTACGGCACCGTCGACGGCCGCCCCGTCGCCGTCTTCTCCCAGGACTTCACCGTCTTCGGCGGCGCCCTGGGCGAGGTCTACGGCCAGAAGATCGTCAAGGTGATGGACTTCGCCCTGAAGACCGGCTGCCCCGTCATCGGCATCAACGACTCCGGCGGCGCCCGCATCCAGGAGGGCGTGGCCTCACTGGGCGCCTACGGCGAGATCTTCCGCCGCAACACCCACGCCTCCGGCGTGATCCCGCAGATCTCCCTGGTCCTGGGCCCGTGCGCGGGCGGCGCGGTCTACTCCCCGGCGATCACCGACTTCACCGTCATGGTCGACCGGACGTCGCACATGTTCATCACCGGACCGGACGTGATCAAGACGGTCACCGGCGAGGACGTCGGCTTCGAGGAGCTGGGCGGCGCCCGCACCCACAACACCGCCTCCGGGGTGGCCCACCACCTGGCCGGCGACGAGAAGGACGCCATCGAGTACGTCCAGCAGCTGCTGTCCTACCTGCCCTCCAACAACCTCGCCGAGGCGCCCGCCTTCCCCCAGGAAGCCGACCTGGAGCTGACCGGCACCGACCGGGAACTGGACGTCCTGGTCCCGGACTCCGCCAACCAGCCCTACGACATGCACACCGTCATCGAGCACGTGCTGGACGACGGCGAGTTCCTCCAGACCCAGCCGCTGTTCGCCCCGAACATCCTCACCGGCTACGGCCGCATCGAGGGCCGCCCCGTCGGGATCGTGGCCAACCAGCCGCTGCAGCTGGCCGGCTGCCTGGACATCACCGCCAGCGAGAAGGCCGCCCGCTTCGTGCGCACCTGCGACGCCTTCAACCTGCCGGTGATCACCTTCGTGGACGTGCCCGGCTTCCTGCCCGGGGTGGACCAGGAACACGACGGCATCATCCGCCGCGGCGCCAAACTGATCTTCGCCTACGCGGAGGCCACCGTCCCGCTGATCACGGTCATCACCCGCAAGGCGTTCGGCGGCGCCTACGACGTGATGGGCTCCAAACACCTGGGCGCCGACCTGAACCTGGCCTGGCCCACCGCGCAGATCGCGGTGATGGGCGCCCAGGGCGCGGTCAACATCCTGCACCGGCGCACCATCGCCGGCGCCGAAGACCCCGAGGCCGCCCGCGCCCAGCTGATGCGGGAGTACGAGGACGCCCTGCTCAACCCCTATGCCGCGGCCGAGCGCGGCTACGTGGACGCGGTGATCATGCCCTCCGAGACCCGCCGCCACCTGGTCCGCGGACTGCGCCAGCTGCGCACCAAACGCGAGACGCTGCCGCCCAAGAAACACGGCAACATCCCCCTCTGA
- a CDS encoding gamma-glutamylcyclotransferase — protein MSLYAAYAGNLDARLMSRRAPHSPLRATGWLNGWRLTFGGENLGVHWPSGPTGPAEPTDPAAGGGALATIVEDHFAQVFVALYDIAPMDEESLDHWEGTGLDIHRRTRVRVHTLDGEEPAWTYVLNAYEGGLPSARYLGEIADAAESAGAPHDYVMELRKRPC, from the coding sequence ATGTCGCTCTACGCCGCGTACGCCGGCAACCTCGACGCGCGGCTGATGTCCCGCCGCGCCCCGCATTCGCCGCTGCGCGCCACCGGCTGGCTGAACGGGTGGCGGCTGACCTTCGGGGGCGAGAACCTCGGCGTGCACTGGCCGAGCGGGCCCACCGGCCCCGCCGAGCCCACCGACCCGGCCGCGGGAGGCGGCGCGCTCGCGACGATCGTCGAGGACCACTTCGCCCAGGTCTTCGTCGCGCTGTACGACATCGCCCCCATGGACGAGGAGTCCCTGGACCACTGGGAGGGCACGGGCCTGGACATCCACCGGCGCACCCGCGTCCGCGTCCACACCCTGGACGGCGAGGAACCCGCCTGGACCTACGTCCTGAACGCCTACGAGGGCGGCCTCCCCTCGGCCCGCTACCTCGGCGAGATCGCCGACGCGGCGGAATCCGCGGGCGCCCCGCACGACTACGTGATGGAACTGCGCAAACGCCCCTGCTGA
- a CDS encoding PH domain-containing protein, with the protein MNTPAQQPSGPEPEGGHESEGPEVKDRVYRSTSGIAGGVLLLAIVGWLCVDAVATGEGRAPWLALATLLAIVPPVVAYTLLPAVYAGDDRLRVRNPFRTIVLPWGRVATLRAGYTNEVVSDAGTKYQLWALPVSLRARKRAARRKMRATGERAQGVDVRTAGQAPGAGGVSRRGGAGSAPGGTEAPERAPSDRAMDELRELHENRQTAESAQGEVSVRWSYEILAPTLAGVILLTVLLAVT; encoded by the coding sequence ATGAACACCCCAGCGCAGCAGCCGTCCGGCCCGGAGCCCGAGGGCGGGCACGAGTCCGAGGGCCCCGAGGTCAAGGACCGGGTGTACCGGTCGACCTCGGGCATCGCCGGTGGCGTGCTGCTGCTGGCGATCGTCGGCTGGCTCTGCGTCGACGCCGTGGCCACCGGCGAGGGCCGGGCCCCGTGGCTGGCGCTCGCCACGCTGCTGGCGATCGTGCCCCCGGTGGTCGCCTACACCCTGCTGCCCGCCGTGTACGCCGGCGACGACCGGCTGCGCGTCCGCAACCCCTTCCGCACGATCGTGCTGCCCTGGGGCCGGGTCGCCACGCTGCGCGCCGGTTACACCAACGAGGTCGTCTCCGACGCCGGCACCAAGTACCAGCTGTGGGCCCTGCCCGTGTCCCTGCGGGCCCGTAAGCGGGCCGCGCGGCGGAAGATGCGGGCCACGGGCGAGCGGGCGCAGGGCGTCGACGTCCGCACCGCGGGGCAGGCCCCGGGGGCGGGCGGCGTGTCCCGGCGCGGGGGCGCCGGGTCCGCGCCGGGCGGGACGGAGGCACCGGAGCGGGCGCCGAGCGACCGCGCGATGGACGAACTGCGCGAGCTGCACGAGAACCGGCAGACCGCGGAAAGCGCGCAGGGCGAGGTGAGCGTGCGCTGGTCCTACGAGATCCTGGCCCCGACGCTCGCCGGGGTGATCCTGCTGACGGTCCTGCTGGCCGTCACCTGA
- a CDS encoding NAD(P)H-quinone dehydrogenase, translating into MEHVTRIVIIGGGPGGYEAALVAAQLGAEVTVVDSDGLGGASVLTDCVPSKTLIATAEVMTTFDSSYEELGIIVADDTPHVEQAARVVGVDLGKVNRRVKRLALAQSHDIAASVTRAGARVLRGRGRLEGMQALDGSRKVVVRAADGSEETLTADAVLIATGGHPRELPDARPDGERILNWTQVYDLNELPEELIVVGSGVTGAEFAGAYQALGSKVTLVSSRDRVLPGEDPDAAAVLEDVFRRRGMNVMARSRAQSAKRVGDRVEVTLADGRVITGSHCLMAVGAIPNSAGMGLEEAGVKLRESGHIWTDRVSRTTAPGVYAAGDVTGVFALASVAAMQGRIAMYHFLGDAVAPLNLKTVSSNVFTDPEIATVGYSQAEVDSGKIDARVVKLPLLRNPRAKMQGIRDGFVKIFCRPGTEIVVGGVVVAPRASELIHPISLAVDNNLTVEQIANAFTVYPSLSGSIAEVARQLHTRKVTGES; encoded by the coding sequence ATGGAGCACGTGACTCGGATCGTGATCATCGGTGGCGGACCCGGCGGATACGAAGCGGCGCTGGTCGCCGCGCAGCTCGGCGCGGAGGTGACCGTCGTCGACTCCGACGGTCTGGGCGGGGCGTCGGTGCTCACCGACTGCGTGCCCTCGAAGACCCTGATCGCCACGGCCGAGGTGATGACCACCTTCGACTCCTCCTACGAGGAACTCGGCATCATCGTGGCCGACGACACCCCGCACGTGGAGCAGGCCGCCCGGGTGGTGGGCGTGGACCTGGGGAAGGTGAACCGCCGGGTGAAGCGGCTGGCCCTGGCCCAGTCGCACGACATCGCCGCGTCCGTGACACGGGCCGGTGCGCGGGTGCTGCGCGGGCGGGGGCGGCTCGAGGGCATGCAGGCCCTGGACGGGTCGCGCAAGGTCGTGGTCCGGGCCGCCGACGGATCCGAGGAGACGCTGACCGCCGACGCGGTGCTCATCGCCACCGGCGGTCACCCCCGCGAGCTGCCCGACGCGCGGCCCGACGGCGAGCGCATCCTCAACTGGACGCAGGTGTACGACCTGAACGAGCTCCCCGAGGAGCTCATCGTGGTCGGTTCCGGTGTGACCGGTGCCGAGTTCGCCGGTGCCTACCAGGCGCTGGGGTCGAAGGTGACGCTCGTGTCCTCGCGCGACCGGGTGCTGCCGGGTGAGGACCCGGACGCCGCCGCGGTGCTGGAGGACGTCTTCCGCCGGCGCGGCATGAACGTCATGGCGCGTTCGCGCGCGCAGTCCGCCAAGCGGGTCGGGGACCGGGTGGAGGTGACCCTCGCCGACGGGCGGGTCATCACCGGGTCGCACTGCCTGATGGCCGTCGGCGCCATCCCGAACTCCGCGGGCATGGGGCTCGAGGAGGCCGGGGTCAAGCTGCGCGAGTCGGGGCACATCTGGACCGACAGGGTGTCCCGGACCACCGCTCCGGGCGTGTACGCGGCCGGCGACGTCACCGGCGTCTTCGCGCTGGCGTCGGTGGCGGCGATGCAGGGGCGGATCGCCATGTACCACTTCCTGGGCGACGCGGTGGCTCCGCTGAACCTGAAGACCGTCTCGTCGAACGTCTTCACCGACCCCGAGATCGCCACCGTCGGCTACAGCCAGGCCGAGGTCGACTCCGGGAAGATCGACGCGCGGGTCGTGAAGCTGCCGCTGCTGCGCAACCCCCGCGCGAAGATGCAGGGCATCCGCGACGGCTTCGTCAAGATCTTCTGCCGGCCGGGCACCGAGATCGTGGTGGGCGGCGTCGTCGTGGCGCCGCGCGCCTCGGAGCTCATCCACCCCATCTCGCTCGCGGTCGACAACAACCTGACGGTCGAGCAGATCGCGAACGCCTTCACCGTGTACCCCTCGTTGTCGGGGTCGATCGCCGAGGTGGCACGGCAGCTGCACACGCGCAAGGTGACGGGAGAGTCCTGA
- a CDS encoding acyl-CoA carboxylase epsilon subunit, translating to MIKVVRGNPTPEELAAALAVVRVRAAAASASPSGADAPRDSWSDPSRIAARHLPQPGPTAWSRTYWPGG from the coding sequence GTGATCAAGGTCGTACGGGGCAACCCCACCCCGGAGGAGCTCGCCGCCGCACTGGCGGTGGTCCGCGTCCGCGCCGCGGCGGCGTCCGCCTCGCCGTCCGGCGCGGACGCCCCCCGCGACTCCTGGTCCGACCCGTCCCGCATCGCCGCCCGCCACCTGCCCCAGCCGGGGCCGACGGCTTGGTCACGGACGTACTGGCCGGGCGGGTAG
- the mmpB gene encoding morphogenic membrane protein MmpB, giving the protein MLWSDPENEPPKELRDTQDMLRRLGVLVALAMVLAMLVIGVR; this is encoded by the coding sequence ATGCTGTGGTCCGACCCCGAGAACGAGCCGCCCAAGGAACTGCGGGACACCCAGGACATGCTGCGGCGGCTGGGCGTTCTCGTGGCGCTGGCCATGGTGCTCGCGATGCTCGTGATCGGCGTGAGGTGA
- a CDS encoding phospho-sugar mutase codes for MHDDLTARARTWLAEDPDPETRAELAALLERSTGSTTDGADAELAARFSGTLQFGTAGLRGELGAGPMRMNRAVVIRAAAGLAAYLRKQGIPHGDDTAGLVVIGYDARHKSADFARDTAAVMTGAGLRAAVLPRPLPTPVLAFAIRHLGAVAGVEVTASHNPPRDNGYKVYLGDGSQIVPPADAEIAAEIAAVGSLDDVPRPTTGWQTLDDSVLDAYLARTDAVLAEGSPRSARTVYTAMHGVGKDVLLAAFARAGFPEPVLVAEQAEPDPGFPTVAFPNPEEPGAMDLAFAKAREVEPDLVIANDPDADRCAAAVKDPGGEGTGGGDWRMLRGDEVGALLAAHLVRRGATGTFAESIVSSTLLARIAEQAGLPHEETLTGFKWIARVEGLRYGYEEALGYCVDPEGVRDKDGITAALLLAELASELKAEGRTLLDLLDDLAVTHGLHATDQLSARVEDLSLIADAMRRLRENPPTALAGLPVTRAEDLTRGTDTLPPTDGLRYTLQGARVIVRPSGTEPKLKCYLEVVVPVTDRAGLPAARARATALLTALKQDLKTAAGI; via the coding sequence GTGCACGACGACCTGACCGCTCGGGCCCGCACCTGGCTCGCCGAGGACCCCGACCCCGAGACCCGTGCGGAGCTCGCGGCACTCCTCGAAAGGAGCACCGGGAGCACCACGGACGGCGCCGACGCCGAACTGGCCGCCCGCTTCAGCGGCACCCTCCAGTTCGGCACCGCCGGTCTCCGCGGCGAACTGGGCGCCGGCCCGATGCGCATGAACCGCGCCGTCGTCATCCGCGCCGCCGCCGGCCTCGCCGCGTACCTCAGGAAGCAGGGGATCCCCCACGGGGACGACACGGCCGGCCTCGTCGTGATCGGCTACGACGCCCGGCACAAGTCGGCGGACTTCGCCCGGGACACCGCCGCCGTGATGACCGGCGCCGGTCTCCGGGCGGCCGTCCTCCCCCGCCCCCTCCCCACCCCGGTGCTCGCCTTCGCCATCCGGCACCTCGGCGCGGTCGCCGGGGTCGAGGTCACCGCCAGCCACAACCCGCCCCGCGACAACGGCTACAAGGTGTACCTCGGCGACGGGTCCCAGATCGTCCCCCCGGCCGACGCGGAGATCGCCGCCGAGATCGCCGCCGTCGGGTCCCTGGACGACGTGCCCCGCCCCACCACCGGCTGGCAGACCCTCGACGACTCCGTCCTGGACGCCTACCTCGCCCGTACGGACGCGGTCCTGGCTGAGGGCTCCCCCCGCAGCGCCCGCACGGTCTACACCGCGATGCACGGCGTCGGCAAGGACGTCCTGCTCGCCGCGTTCGCCCGGGCCGGCTTCCCGGAGCCGGTCCTGGTCGCCGAGCAGGCCGAGCCCGACCCCGGCTTCCCCACCGTCGCGTTCCCCAATCCGGAGGAGCCCGGCGCGATGGACCTGGCCTTCGCGAAGGCCCGCGAGGTCGAACCCGACCTGGTCATCGCCAACGACCCGGACGCCGACCGCTGCGCCGCGGCCGTCAAGGACCCCGGCGGGGAGGGCACCGGCGGCGGGGACTGGCGCATGCTGCGCGGTGACGAGGTCGGCGCCCTGCTCGCCGCCCACCTGGTCCGGCGCGGCGCGACCGGCACATTCGCCGAGTCGATCGTCTCCTCGACCCTCCTCGCCCGTATCGCCGAGCAGGCGGGGCTGCCGCACGAGGAGACCCTGACCGGCTTCAAGTGGATCGCCCGGGTGGAGGGCCTGCGCTACGGCTACGAGGAGGCGCTGGGCTACTGCGTCGACCCGGAGGGCGTGCGCGACAAGGACGGCATCACGGCCGCGCTGCTCCTGGCCGAGCTGGCCTCCGAGCTGAAGGCGGAGGGCCGCACCCTCCTGGACCTCCTCGACGACCTCGCCGTGACCCACGGCCTGCACGCGACCGACCAGCTGTCGGCCCGCGTCGAGGACCTGTCGCTCATCGCGGACGCCATGCGCCGCCTGCGCGAGAACCCCCCGACCGCCCTGGCCGGCCTGCCCGTCACCCGGGCCGAGGACCTGACCCGCGGCACGGACACCCTCCCGCCCACCGACGGCCTGCGCTACACCCTCCAGGGTGCCCGCGTCATCGTCCGTCCGAGCGGTACGGAGCCGAAACTGAAGTGCTACCTGGAGGTCGTCGTCCCGGTCACCGACCGGGCCGGCCTGCCCGCGGCCCGCGCCAGGGCGACCGCCCTGCTGACCGCGCTCAAGCAGGACCTGAAGACGGCGGCCGGTATCTGA
- a CDS encoding purine-nucleoside phosphorylase produces the protein MNASLLPDDIQGDPHAAADAAAARLRELTGAETHDVALVMGSGWAPAVDALGSPDAEFQVTELPGFPPPAVEGHGGKIRSYRLGAKQVLVFLGRTHYYEGRGVASVAHGVRTAVAAGAKTIVLTNGCGGLREGMRPGQPVLISDHINLTATSPIIGANFVDLTDLYSPRLRALCKEIDATLEEGVYAQFPGPHYETPAEIRMARVIGADLVGMSTVLEAIAAREAGAEVLGISLVTNLAAGMTGEPLNHEEVLQAGRDSASRMGTLLTQVLGRL, from the coding sequence GTGAACGCTTCTCTTCTTCCGGACGACATCCAGGGCGACCCCCACGCCGCAGCCGACGCCGCAGCCGCGCGCCTGCGCGAGCTCACGGGCGCCGAGACCCACGACGTCGCCCTCGTGATGGGCTCCGGCTGGGCGCCGGCCGTGGACGCCCTCGGCTCGCCCGACGCCGAATTCCAGGTCACCGAGCTGCCCGGCTTCCCGCCGCCGGCGGTCGAGGGGCACGGCGGCAAGATCCGCTCGTACCGCCTCGGCGCCAAGCAGGTCCTGGTCTTCCTGGGCCGCACCCACTACTACGAGGGCCGCGGTGTGGCCTCCGTCGCCCACGGCGTGCGCACCGCCGTCGCCGCCGGCGCCAAGACGATCGTCCTGACCAACGGCTGCGGCGGCCTGCGTGAGGGCATGCGCCCCGGCCAGCCGGTCCTGATCAGTGACCACATCAACCTCACGGCCACCTCCCCCATCATCGGCGCCAACTTCGTCGACCTCACCGACCTCTACTCCCCCCGGCTGCGCGCCCTCTGCAAGGAGATCGACGCCACCCTGGAGGAGGGCGTCTACGCCCAGTTCCCCGGCCCGCACTACGAGACCCCGGCGGAGATCCGCATGGCACGGGTGATCGGGGCGGACCTGGTGGGCATGTCGACGGTGCTGGAGGCCATCGCCGCGCGGGAGGCGGGCGCGGAGGTGCTCGGCATCTCCCTGGTCACCAACCTCGCCGCCGGTATGACCGGTGAACCGCTCAACCACGAGGAGGTCCTCCAGGCGGGCCGGGACTCCGCCTCCCGCATGGGCACCCTCCTGACCCAGGTACTGGGCCGCCTGTAA
- a CDS encoding DeoR/GlpR family DNA-binding transcription regulator codes for MFAAERRQLILEMVRANGAVSLRELARVVQTSEVTVRRDVRALEAEGLLDRRHGGAVLPGGFTRESGFPQKSHLATAEKTAIADLAAGLVEEGEAIVVGAGTTTQELARRLARVPGLTVVTNSLLVAQALAHANRVEVVMTGGTLRGSNYALVGSGAEQSLQGLRVSRAFLSGSGLTAERGLSTSNMLSASVDRALVQAAAEVVVLADHGKLGMDTMFQTVPTDVITRLVTDEPPAHDDRAGTELQALADRGVQIAVAGAPGGAAGPGGDTAPARQQQRRDMPLPGPRRQGPGLRSAVALGAAEQAQSAERARVADLRRR; via the coding sequence GTGTTCGCTGCAGAACGTCGCCAATTGATCCTCGAAATGGTGCGAGCGAACGGGGCCGTGTCGCTCCGTGAGCTCGCCCGCGTCGTCCAGACCTCCGAAGTGACCGTACGGCGGGACGTGCGCGCGCTGGAGGCAGAAGGACTCCTCGACCGCCGGCACGGCGGTGCGGTACTCCCGGGCGGGTTCACCCGGGAGTCCGGTTTCCCGCAGAAGTCGCATCTCGCGACCGCCGAGAAGACCGCCATCGCCGACCTCGCCGCCGGTCTCGTGGAGGAGGGCGAGGCCATCGTGGTCGGTGCGGGCACCACCACGCAGGAGCTGGCCCGCCGGCTGGCCCGGGTGCCCGGTCTGACCGTCGTCACCAACTCCCTGCTCGTGGCCCAGGCGTTGGCGCACGCCAACCGGGTGGAGGTCGTGATGACCGGCGGTACGCTCCGCGGTTCGAACTACGCCCTCGTCGGCAGCGGGGCCGAGCAGTCCCTCCAGGGACTGCGGGTGTCCAGGGCGTTCCTCTCCGGGAGCGGGCTGACCGCCGAGCGGGGGCTGTCCACGTCCAACATGCTGTCGGCCTCCGTCGACCGGGCGCTGGTGCAGGCCGCCGCGGAGGTGGTGGTCCTCGCCGACCACGGCAAGCTCGGCATGGACACCATGTTCCAGACCGTGCCCACGGACGTCATCACCCGCCTGGTGACGGACGAGCCGCCCGCGCACGACGACCGGGCCGGCACCGAGTTGCAGGCGCTCGCCGACCGGGGCGTGCAGATCGCCGTGGCCGGGGCGCCGGGAGGTGCCGCGGGCCCGGGGGGTGACACGGCCCCGGCACGTCAGCAGCAGCGCCGGGACATGCCGCTGCCGGGGCCGCGTCGACAGGGTCCGGGGCTGCGCTCGGCCGTGGCCCTGGGAGCGGCCGAACAGGCCCAGAGCGCGGAGCGGGCGCGCGTCGCGGACCTGCGCAGGCGGTGA